A genomic segment from Orrella daihaiensis encodes:
- a CDS encoding glycosyltransferase family 4 protein, with amino-acid sequence MNKHIGSNLPSAQHAKLLYFIGVDWFFYSHFLDRAIAAKQAGYDVVVVTRVTSKLDREPDRLSKHGIRLIPIHIDRRSMHPLRLVRNLRDFVRILKQEKPDIVHQIALKPILIGSIAARWVGIRCVINAVVGLGFAFSSETRAAKVARLFMSLLFHLVLDKQHAKTVFENADDRDYFLRQGWIRESGAVLIRGAGVDVDRFRPRPVLPEIEDTFSNQGLAKPIPVVMLLSRMLWDKGVGEFVEAARRLTRQYGRQYAQFVLVGDPDDDNRGAIAREQLLDWQQEGVVQWWGFRPDVQPVLSKATISCLPSYREGLPKSLLESLAMGLPCVATDVPGCREAVQEGVNGFLVPPRDASALANAIDRLLQDPALCQQFGDASRKMAVQEFSRDIVNQQTLELYASALQADVS; translated from the coding sequence TTGAACAAGCATATTGGATCAAATCTACCGAGCGCACAGCACGCCAAACTGCTTTACTTTATTGGTGTCGATTGGTTTTTTTATTCCCATTTTCTCGATCGCGCCATCGCAGCCAAGCAGGCTGGCTACGATGTGGTCGTGGTCACGCGTGTGACCTCAAAGTTAGACCGAGAACCAGATCGGTTATCCAAGCACGGCATCAGGCTGATCCCGATTCATATTGATCGGCGCAGTATGCATCCTTTAAGGCTCGTAAGAAATCTTCGAGACTTTGTCCGGATTCTTAAACAAGAGAAGCCGGATATCGTGCATCAAATCGCTTTAAAGCCGATATTGATCGGCTCTATCGCGGCTCGGTGGGTTGGTATCAGGTGCGTGATTAACGCTGTAGTCGGTCTTGGGTTTGCATTTTCATCCGAGACGCGAGCAGCGAAAGTGGCCCGTCTGTTCATGTCGTTACTTTTTCACTTGGTTCTAGATAAGCAGCACGCTAAAACTGTGTTTGAGAATGCGGATGACCGTGATTATTTTCTGCGCCAAGGATGGATTAGGGAAAGTGGCGCAGTTTTGATTCGCGGAGCCGGCGTTGATGTTGACCGCTTTCGTCCCAGACCAGTTTTGCCAGAGATAGAGGATACTTTCTCCAATCAAGGGCTTGCCAAACCAATTCCAGTGGTGATGTTGTTGTCTCGAATGCTATGGGACAAAGGGGTTGGTGAGTTTGTTGAGGCCGCCAGAAGACTTACTCGTCAGTACGGCCGTCAATACGCACAATTTGTACTCGTTGGTGACCCTGATGATGACAATCGCGGTGCAATTGCCAGGGAGCAGTTGTTAGACTGGCAGCAGGAGGGTGTTGTTCAGTGGTGGGGATTTCGGCCTGATGTTCAGCCTGTCCTTTCGAAGGCAACCATTTCATGTCTTCCCTCTTATCGTGAAGGATTGCCAAAGTCTTTGCTCGAGTCTCTTGCCATGGGATTGCCATGCGTTGCCACCGATGTGCCGGGATGTCGCGAGGCGGTGCAAGAGGGTGTGAATGGTTTTCTTGTGCCCCCGCGTGATGCTTCCGCTTTGGCCAACGCCATCGACCGCTTGTTACAAGATCCCGCCTTATGCCAGCAGTTTGGTGATGCATCTCGCAAAATGGCAGTTCAAGAGTTTTCTCGAGATATCGTCAATCAACAAACGCTTGAGCTTTATGCATCGGCTCTGCAAGCTGACGTTTCTTGA